GAATATTGTGTAAAACTAactgaagaaaatgaagatccAATAAACATCTACAGTTGTCAACGATGGTCAATTGACTGGGATGGCATTGAAATCTTTGAGGATGGATCACCAGACCGCTCTTCCGAATTAAGCTCTTATACATACTGCGGCAGAAACAAGAAAAATGGTGTCGCCGACGATGGTCGTTGTGGTATTGGAAGGATTGGTTTTGGGTTCCAGTTTGATGGATATGATGTTGGTCATAATTGGGTTGGGTGTTTTAATGTGGGTGATGAGTGGGTTTTTTAatgaacaactttcacatataacaaacacaaaattcatatttatatgctatagaaaagtttgtataattgcgctccatagcaaacatatatatgtataattcgctatacatatacaaaaaacagttgtataattcgatatacatatacaaagaagacagttgtataattcgctatacatttacaaaagaaagcagttgtatacaaagatcaattgtataatctgtgtatgtataaaacgagaaagagagaaaggcaaaagaaaactgggcagggaaatatttgtattgtataattataagtgtataggacgaagatatatgtatttgcatgtgtatatacaattttctctcgctttatacaaatagaagtgcaatttatacatttcatttttgtttgtataaacgagagaggcgagcgagatttgggagagtggcgagcaagatctaggagaggggagagaggggaacgaaaatatatgtatatatacaattttctctcgttttatacaaacacaaacacatttcatacatttgtgtttgtacaaaagcgagagaggcgagcgagactgccaccaaacgagagtggcgagcgagattccaccAGAGAGAGTGGtgaaaatagcaatagtttgctatagggtacaattaaatcaaagtatatttatagcatttaatttgaattaatagtttgttattatatacaatttttccttttttaattaaaggtaaaatactaaaattaaattaaattcagaAAATCATTTGGATGGAGACATGTGTCCCTCCATTAGTCCAAAGGGTGTCCTAAAAGTATAACAAAGGGTATTTAGATACCATTTATAATAGTTCGAgaatatatttgttctttttccctAAAAAGTATGCGGGTTAAACTCAACCCGCCCCATTGCCATACCTAGCTTCCTCATATTCGTTGAATCCAGATCTCTAGAATATTATGTCCAATAGGGCATTTCCCACAAACATTATTCTTAGTccaatatttctttatattatactagaattaaaaaattgtatgtaataccaaactattaattcaaattaaattctataatcataatttgatttaattataccCCGTAATAAATTGTCGCCTCTCTCACTGAAAttctcgcttgccactctccctcgcctctctcactttatactaacacaaatgtataaattgtttttctgtttgtataaatttttgtataaagcgagagaaaattatatatacacatgcaaatacatatattttcgttctacacttataattatacaatacaaatcttcccctgcctagttctcttttgcctctctttctcgctttatacgaacacagattatacaaaatacaatgtataatttatgtttgtataaagcgagagagacaAGGATTTAATATACAAacgttttatttcgattcaactgtatacaaattcaaattttatgcagatatacaaacacataaaattaaattgagagACAGCCAATGActtatacaaatatacaaacgagaggctgaatgcaaaattatacaaatatgaaaaagagCCAGCGAGTTATACAATATGAtactccataacaaacataatggAATGCAATTaaacaaactatagttataacatacaaatatgattttgatttttatgtttactaTATGTGAAGCTGCTCTAGTAGAATTCCTCTCGAGCAATAAAAAGCCCAAATTGACTACGGTGAACATCTCCacatttattttacaaataaaagcatACAAGTAGGTGGAGATTACAAAACTCAAACAGCAGCTGCCTTGGGAATAAATCTGTAACACACCCTCTTGGCTGCTCGAACAATGGCTTCAACCTGCACGATTCCATCATCACCGGAAGAAATTAAGTCAATCCGAACTAACATCTGATTCGATTATTTTAATGGCTTCTGGTTAGCAACGAAATAAAATTCTTTATATAGATGATTGAGATCAAAAGCCCAAAGACTTCTATAATAATGTAAGCTGGAACATAAATATTACAGAGAAGAGACCTGTGGAAGAGCCATCCTTTCAAGATTGGCAGCATAAGGCATTGGAACATCTGCACCAGTAATCCTTTCAACTGGGGCGTCGAGGTACTCAAATATTTCCTCGACAACTGAAGCACTATATATGACAACCAAAGGCACAAGTTTAGTTTAAAGATTGATCCTTTAGATGTTCCAAACAGCTAACATTAACTTCAGTAATTTTCAATACAGTTTGAAACACAAACCAGATTTCAGCACCGACGCCATGTTGAGGAAATCCTTCTTCCACAGTAACCAGCCTGTTAGTTTTTCTCACCGAAGCATTGATGGAAGATCTGTCTAATGGCCTAATTGACCTAATATTAATGATCTGTAAGATTGAAATACATCAAAACCAACCGTTATGGCAAAGAGTACACAAACAAGCCAACAGCTACATTTCAAATCAAGGAGTTGAGGTAACCATGTTGCGGAAAGGGAAGAGAAAGAGCTCCGTTGGAACTAATTTACCTCAGCATTAATATCCTCCTTCGCAAGCTTCTCTGCAGCCTGAGCAACAAATGTTGACAAATTAAAGAGAATGAAACTGTAATGTGATTAACCAAACTCTTCATTGCATGTATACTCATTATTGGAATGTAGGGAAATATGCACACATAAACCTTGAGAGCATAGCCAACCATCCGTGAGAATGCTGTAATTGTCACATCTCTTCCCTCTTTCTCTATCTATTGTACATAAAAGAAAAAGCATCACAAACTGTAAGAACGGATGCAAACAATTCCGAAAAAGTAAAGATTGTCTGGGAGCATACCTTTGCTTTCCCTATGGGAAGAGTAAAGCTTGGATCAAGAACTTCTTCCGACACAGGAAAAGACTCGCCATACCTGAAAATTGATTTACCAAAATTTACTCCCCTACTATCTTATTCTTCGATTTTAGCATTACATGTTGTCTTCTTGGCTTTggttatcatattatttgttgttgctacGGTTCTCTTCTCCATTGTTTTTCAGTTTAGCTTCTTCATTGCTATATTTACTTACAAACTTGATTGTTGTTATAttttacttgagccgagggtctattaGAAAGAACTCTACCTTTtctcaaggtaggggtaaggttgcATACACACTATcctcccagaccccacttgtgggattacacggGGGGTATGTTATCCTTATACCAAGGTGTTTAGAGATTGTTTACCACAATTCTCAAAATCGTATCATACTTACAATAACTCATTCTCAAGAAAAACAACTGGATCAGGATCTCTGATAGCTGCTTTTAGAAGTCCTCTCGCATCTTCAGATGAATATGGCGCCACAACTTTCAAGCCAGGGACAGACCCATACCATGGAGCATAACACTGCATATTGATCATCATATGACAAGTTTGAGTTCTAATATTTTCTGAGATATAGATTTCTCAAAATGCATTTCGTACTGATAAACTGACAATCATCTTCTCGTGACCAACAAAGGATAATGCATATCATATTTGAGAGAGATTTATTTGTTGAATATCGGTTATTTCTCAATCTACAGCCTGATAAAACACACCAGTGAGCATGAAATCTGTGAGTAGTTGAAGCATGCAACTTTCAAGCTTTCTGCAAGTTGTGCAATGAGCAGCTAATAAATGGTACAGACAACAATACCTCGTGTTGTTTTcaatcacatttaaacagcaAGGCACAACTCTAATAATCAAAAGACCCTCAACGACGGCTACCGGTCAACTTATACTAGATGCATAATCCCGACAACCTGATACTGCCAGCAATAGCTACTGAATTTTTTTACTCAAAGCATCATCCAGTTCAGCCAGGTTTTTTCTTATTATAGATTACGTACACACATGTGATCTTAATTTAGAACAGCATAAGAACTTCTCTGATATCCACACCCTGCTTTGTCTTCTTCCAAGAGTGGACCTTGGTATATGCTGGTGCTTTCACATGAATCTTTGCTCATGACAGCTCTTTCCTTAAAAAGAAATACCACCAGAAAACTGATACAAGATACCTGAGAGTGCTGAGCACCAACACCTAGAGCAGCACCATTCGGTCCTCGGAAAACAATAGGAACACTAATATTCCCACCAGACATGTAGTGTGTTTTGGCAGCAGAGTTAACCAGATGGTCTATTGCCTGCAAGAACACATCAGAACTCCTAATATCTCCACAGAATTCAGCatttaatttcaaaagaaaGATGCAGATTAGGAAGGGAAAGTGGTTTTTGTGCcgtaacaaaaataaatgtctcGAAAAGAAATCAAACGAAAGTTCCATTACAAAGGTGAGAGCTGTAGGGTCGTATTCTAGTAAagtcatcaaattgaaatactATCTCCTTTAATTATCTTTTTCCACTGATCAAATGTCTACACAAAAGGTCTCAGCAGCAGAAAATACCATGATAAACAAATGAACAATGCCATCTCAATGGAATTACTCTGAAACCTTAATGTTATAGTTTTCTGTCTTTATCCCAAAGACCTACAGAATCAGCTAATATGCAGCACTCCCGCGCTGATCCCAGAATGACTGGATCTGTATGGTGGTCTCATGGGTGGTTCCTCTAGCTTGTACCAGCAGCACAAGGGCACTCCTAAGCTTCTCATGGGTGCATTGTTCATTATATCCTAGTTTCCATGAGTTTTTCAAAATAGACATACATATGATTTTTCCCGAGGCTAACGGGTGCAGGTGCACCACCTCCTAAAGGTATGGGTCCGCCTTTGTGGATGGGTATGGTGCACGTCAAGTAGCTCCTCTGAAATGACACCCAAGACAGGTGTAAGTTATCCTGTCTGATGATTACAAGCATGGTTTCAGAAAACAAAGGAGCCCTGAATTTCTTTTCATCTCGTCGTTTCAAGATATGTAAAATCCTATTACCTGCAGCTGAATACCACATATAGGCTGTAGGGTTGACTATAAGTATATTGGTATACTGCTCTGCTGATTTCAGAACATTTCACGGGAAATCCATgtagaaaaacaaaacaaaaaaggcTTCTCCACTAAGTATGGTGGCAAAAAACTAGAACACCTATTTAAGAGACCAGTCAACAGGCTTGAATTGTTAAAAAATAGGGCGAAGCACAAATTAGTTAGTTGTGAACAGATTGCATGCTTGAATAATATGCTCAGTTCTTTTTATCTGCAACAACTCCTGCTTGTTCACCCTTGTTAAGCTATATATGGAGAACAAAGCTTACTAAGAATTGAAAAGCAGACCTAATTTTGATAACTACATAAATAGACAGCTTATGATGGAATTTCTACGGGAGGAAGTAAAAGCTTAACACATTACCTAAGCCATATAAAACTGGTCTCTATACACCGTTAATGTTATAAGTATCATTATGAGCATCATAGCAACCATTCCAACATGTGACAAAAGGTAACACGAAGAAGTTTGAGAAAGCGAAGTTATATCTTACCTGCATggcaaagttaaaggtcatgaACTCTAAGACAGGCCTAAGTCCATAATATGCGGCTCCCGTAGCAAGTCCAGTAAACCCAGCCTGCTCAATGAGAAACAAGAAGCTACACTTTTAATGAGGAAACCAAAGCTTAAGATATAACGACTGATGGCTAAGAGAGAATGCAAAGTTATTATAGCACATTGATGATGAATGAAAAGACAACCTCAGTAATTGGGGTATCAACAACCCTGTCAGGGCCATACTTGTGCAAGAGTCCTTTAGAGACCTGCCAAAAGAGAGGAGAAAACAATTTCACTACCGCACTGTAGGGGCGAGTAACCTCAATGTTAGAAATTCTAACCTTGTAAGCACCTTGGTATTCCCCAACCTGAATGGTTCAAAAAGGTAATTAAGCACCACACCgtcaaaattcaaataatagGGAAGCAAATTGATTGTTACCTCTTCGCCCATTAAAAATATTCTAGGATCAGCTGTCATTTCCTCATCAAGGGCAGAATTTAGTGCTTCTCTCACCATCATCTACAAAGTAAGAGTTGACATATGCATAATTACAAGCAGAGGCGAAGCTAGGTGGGACCCACTAACTTTTCCGTACACTGccctaaaaatttatatatatatatatattatattaacaaaattGGCAGCTTAGTGATAAGTAAGGGGCGGTGGAAATGCCTTCCATATTAGTGATGGGTTAAaatctttttctttccttttttcaaaGGAGCatgttttgtaatatttttctcttcaacattaaggcttgttaatgagttaataaagcttaaagtttttaatgatttgctaagtttggcagatttgaccaaatagtgtatctacgcgatAACACGGTTAGAAagcacctatgtgagtgtgaagtgtaagccgcttcaaagaggATGATTATCAAAAACCCAtctctctatacactcatgaaaccaggaggtgttcatggctgaaacggaAACAATCGTAAGAATCATATATGgaaagggttaattgtgtgacatatggttgtctagatATACatcaaagctcgacggttcaaagatatcgcattTACCAATTGACCAAGTATAttcgacatatgttcactacggaaagtccaaggagaaacctacttatccagatgcaattaattcttgcttgtaaagtacacatacttgtccgtttctttgtcttggagtcattctccattcatgtgggggactgttgggttttaaaaggtgtgaatggaaaatgaagagttgcgacttttatgaagagttgcgacttttatgaaaagttgtgacctttccgaaagattgtgacttttctaaaggtttgtgacctttctggtaaggcataataagaacattttcacactaccctttgttttctataaattgagggatttcctctcatttaaGTTGAACAAAtttttctgaacttcttctactactactatcagtattctaagtgtactttactgtcgtTGAGTTGTTCGCTGACACCGTAGTTTTAGGTACCGATATaccggtgagtaagatcgttctatcttgggaggatatattccattaaccttgGGTACTTGAgtggaataatttccttaaggagacactgtgcattcagtgggctcgattttcttctttaagaaaaatattttgtatattgtttctaatctaTTTCTggttctattttctctactggttttaattttctagttttgaaaatattctttaaactttgttgtttctaatcaagttcttcaaagtttttgttgtaagtatcttaggaataaaaGATGAACAATAAtcttaaagaaattattatattgttggtatttcttgtattctactGATTGAGAGAAACATATCATTGAAGTAGAAGATTAATGCATTACTTCTCCAGAATTCGGTGTTTTGTTTAGCAAGGTCGAAGTGAGAATGTACTAGAAGAATTTGTGgtatttgagttaaagattacaccaggtaaccttcttattatttatctaaggaggaaaatagtttctaaagTTAACagttttgatatttatcatGTATATCTTTAGAAAAAGATCTGCAAACCatatgtttttatgcatgaattttcCTTGGCAAATAGCgttgcctttaaaattcttcAGTGTGCAGAATGAGAGATGCACATTgttgtttgataaaatagtatgtcaaaatgttatagttggaaggctatttgaaaagaaaagcataTCTATGTGATAATCTATGAATATGTTCAATTCTGCTTGGagactgaaaaaaaaaacttttgtagttttgtactccATGTGAAGTTTGATTGTGTATGATTTTTGTAgactaaaaacttttgtagttttctactctgGATAAATTAGACTATgcaattggtttgaagaatatgaaaacttcacatAAAATAAGTCAGTGTTGTACTTTTGATTTTCTATAAACTTCACTGTTatatagaaacaaattgtacaattttattttttgtatttatttttagtaatttaaatactaagtggtatgtctattTGTGATAGATGAAAAATACTAGTGAAttagagtttgtgattttgtgcctctatggaatgaactttgacattgtgtaaaaattgtcaaatgaaattaaagcactataattcttttatagagtaatattttcaaaagtgatttcatgTTGCAAATGACACTTTGATAgaatgaggaaaaaaaatatgtggaaaaactatttttaaatacttgaaaaatatttttgagatcatatttaaaatgtggggggttctttgcttatgccaaagataaaattagacttagtctctaatttaaatttagagcacaagatatgaaattcgatgatacttttgtattatgttagacccacaaaattcttggagtatatttgatattgtggtcgttgAGTTTCTCGTTTACTAGTATATGgtatgactagtatgaaactaccaaattatatgtatacttgttcaaaatgattgagttcttttatgaaaaaagtgTCACTTtaaatgttgtgattttttcatgaaaagatatgtctattaaatataactatttgtatagacatgaatattggtgaatagtcatttgtcatgttttgtaaaagaaagtatttggactatattgcctttattggacctgatgaaactttgttcatgggtagttctataacaatcaaattgaaagttatggaaaggtccttcCGAAAAGGACATGTGACAAGGTGatgactctaaacaatgtttgtatcacacaaaattgtaagaaagaggaacaaaatatttgtgagaaaaGCTACCTCGCTGAGAGCTTtttaaactcaatatttttatttgtttttacttgcttgagtcaaactatttgtgacatgaacacttggggcatgtcaattacaaaaccttgtaaggaaaattgatcaacttagaagttttgtttaactttgagtgcaataaataaaaatgtcaagttcgtgtggaatctaagtatgctgagcattcttataaatatgttgaaaggaattctaatcccttagagttgatttacactgacatttgtgatatgaagtcaacactaTCTCGTAGGGGGAAAATGTATCTCATAACTTTCATTTACAATTGCATTAGAAACGactatgtctatttgctgaatggtaaggatgaagcaataggaatgtctagacaatataatattgaagttgaaaaacagttgggaaaaagataagaagtgaTAGATAGGGATGGAGAATATAAATCtccttttgcagaaatatgtttagAAAGTGGATTTATCCATCAACTACTTCCAtattcacctcaatctaatggaattgcagaatggaaaaaaaaataactttggaGAAAATGATGGCTacattacttataagttcaggtttaccacaaaacttgtgtgaAGAAGCTATCCTTACAACAAAAGGGAATAacaaaaaattgtcttttcagaaacaaagcaataaaaaattttgtttgttcaggacacaatctattccatatgagaaatggaaggaaatccaacttgaaatatttcaaagtgtgggggtgtctagccaaagtccgagttcctattcctaaaaggattaaaataggacCTATGACTTGGACtgtaaaattagacttgagtagtctagtgaagGGTCTAAAAGACCTTGGAATGAaaaaaggagaatgtacttaataaagagattcagaggcGTAATAAACTTCCttcgaatatgattttgtaacatttcttgtgtCTTCTGTAGACTCATCCTTTTGGAAATAtggtgtcaatagtgagattgattcaatcttgagcaaccatatTGGAAGTTAATTGATTTTCTTCCAGAaaataaacctttgggttcaaagtgaatcttcagaaggaaaatgaaagtcgatggaactattgacaaataaaaaGCAAGACTTTTTGTCAAGGTTGTAGACAAAAATaaggttttgattttgttgacGCATACTCGCTagtaactagaattacattcaTTAGGATGTTAATTGCATTAGCTGCGGTATATGgcctccaaattcatcaaatgaatgtgaaaataattttcataaatagagaattggaggaagaaatttacatggaacaacccgagggttttgtggttcctggtaaagaaaagaaagtgtgtgaacttgttaagtcactttatggactaaaacaagcacccaaacagtgacataagaaatttgaccaaactatgttggtaaatggatttaagaatgatggaagtgataaatgtgtttacattaaaatcacaaggtcattgtttgtttgtatattggtgatatgttgatcatcagtagagacactaatgacataaatgctCCTAAACATATGCTAAAAAGCaactttgatatgaaagatcgtGGAGTTGCTGATGtgatcttaggtataagaatccttagaactccaagatgtttagcattgtcacggtctcattacattgaaaaggtacttgactagttcaagtatttggattttaatattgtcaagactccaataatgTGAGCTTTgcacttcaaaagaatgaaggtaaagtgactcacaattggattatgCTAGAGTATTGGGATGTATGATGTATATCAGAAAGTGTACGCGATCAGATATAACATGTGCTATTAATAAACTGAGTTGGTTCACGAATAATTccaatcaaactcattggatgacaatgaaaagattTTTGGGGTATTgaaaacatactcaaaactatgtcttGCATTAACAAATATCCTacagtattgaaaggatatagtgatgcaaattggatcaccgggatcaaatgaagtaaaatccatgattggatatgtatttactgttggtggaggagcagtctcttgaaAATCTTCCAAAAAGACATGTATCGCTAGATCTACAATGATCTCTGAGCtaggtgctctagataaggCCGATGAATAAGTCGAAAGACTCCAAAATTTCTCGATAGATATTCTTCTTTGGTCCAAACCTTTGGcatcagtatgcatacactttgatagtcaagatgcaataggtagggcatgaaGCATGATGTATGACagaaagtctcgtcatataagAGATAGACATAATACAATTAGAAaacaactactctctagtggaattatcacaattgactatgtaaagtcaaaggataatgtgtcggatccacttacaaaaaggcctaactagagagaaagttgaaagacCATCTAAGTGAATGagtttacggcttaggacaagtcatcatgacggtaactctatctagcagactggagatcccaagagctagattcaaggagaaaaacaaagttgtgactgacggtttgacattgtcaatcaactcaatccattctcatgatgaagacaatgttcaggaacGAGGTTTaaacattaaggcttgttaatgatttaataaaacttaaagtttttaatgatttgctaagtttggcagatttgaccaaatagtgtatctacgcgataacacagttagaaatcacctatgtgagtaTGAAATGTAAGTCGCTTCAAAGAGGATTATTATAAAAGGCCCAtctctctatacactcatgaaaccatgAGGTGTTCATGactgaaacgaacacaaccgtaagaaccataaatggtAAAGGGTTAATTATGTGACATAtagttgtctaggtatacaccaaagctcgacggttcaaagatatcgcatctaccgattgaccaagtatatccgacatatgttcactacgaaaagtccaaggggaaacctacttatccagatgcaactaattcttgcttgtaaagtacacatacttgttcgtttctttgtcttggagtcattctccattcatgcgggggattgttgggtttgaAAATGTGTgtatggaaaatgaagagttgcgatttttatgaagagttgcgatttttatgaagagttgtgacttttatgaagagttgtgacttttatgaaaagttgcgacatttatgaaaagttgcgacttttatgaagagttgtgacttttatgaaaagttgtgacttttatgaaaggttgtgacctttttgaaagattgtgacttttccaaaggtttgtgacctttccggtaaggcacaataagaaccttttcacactaccctttgttttctataaattgagggatttcctctcatttaaGCTGAACGaatttttctggacttcttctactactactattaaatctagtattctaagtgtattttactgccgttgagtggttcgctgacaccgtgGTTTTAGATACCGATACACtggtgagtaagatcgttctatcctgggaggatatattccattaaccaaCCTTACTTGaagggaataatttccttaagggggcattgtgcattcagtggcctcaattttctttttcaagaaaaatattttgtatattgtttctaatctgtttctgGTTCTATTTACTCTActgattttaattttctagttttgaaaatgttttttaaacGTTGTTGTTTCTAATCAAGCTCTTCAAAGATTTTGTTCTATGTAttttaggaatacaagatgaacaacaaaagcaaccaaaataaaaaaaaaagtaaactaGCCTACTCTTATTCCAAGTTCAACTGATATAGACACCACAACTCCAATTCTCAAATCGATTCAAGAACCTCATCAGACCTGAGGCATCTCCGATAGCTCTGGCTGATCATCCTTGAGTCGTTGTGACATTGTAACTTTGATGTGCTTGAGAGAGATCCACAGGGACATTCAAGCCTCTCACGAATGCCATGGATTTAACATCAATGAAGACTTCTTCAGCTCCACCAATTTCTTAGACCATTGCAACTCGAGATAAAATCACTCTTACAATTCATACACTTAGCTCGACCTTTTGATGAAGTTTATATAGAACATTATCCTAATTTGTGCAGGCTGATCTCTGAAGAACTGATACGACTGCCTCAAGCCAAGGATGATCCTTACAAACTTCATACAAGGGATTACTTCCTTGCTCCTTTTAACTTTATAGTAGGTTTAAGATGTTTTTTCTTCTGTTATTCGTTGTTGTGTACTTggttgtatttttttaatcgtGATGTATCACCCCAAAATGATGCTTGTTATTCTGGCTTTTC
The DNA window shown above is from Solanum stenotomum isolate F172 chromosome 6, ASM1918654v1, whole genome shotgun sequence and carries:
- the LOC125868695 gene encoding pyruvate dehydrogenase E1 component subunit beta-1, mitochondrial-like; protein product: MSQRLKDDQPELSEMPQMMVREALNSALDEEMTADPRIFLMGEEVGEYQGAYKVSKGLLHKYGPDRVVDTPITEAGFTGLATGAAYYGLRPVLEFMTFNFAMQAIDHLVNSAAKTHYMSGGNISVPIVFRGPNGAALGVGAQHSQCYAPWYGSVPGLKVVAPYSSEDARGLLKAAIRDPDPVVFLENELLYGESFPVSEEVLDPSFTLPIGKAKIEKEGRDVTITAFSRMVGYALKAAEKLAKEDINAEIINIRSIRPLDRSSINASVRKTNRLVTVEEGFPQHGVGAEICASVVEEIFEYLDAPVERITGADVPMPYAANLERMALPQVEAIVRAAKRVCYRFIPKAAAV